The Hypanus sabinus isolate sHypSab1 chromosome 1, sHypSab1.hap1, whole genome shotgun sequence genome contains a region encoding:
- the LOC132402159 gene encoding uncharacterized protein LOC132402159, with product MKPRKKRKAAQSSIPKFTPPDTKNKKWNRHISPQIPPPSQKKWNRHISPQIPPPSQKKNGTGTSAPQIPPPSQKNGTGTSAPKSLLPHKKNGTGTSASKSLLPHKKNGTGTSAPKSLLPHKKNGTGTSAPKSLLPHKKNGTGTSAPQIPPPSQKNGTGTSAPKSLLPHKKNGTGTSAPKSLLPHKKNGTGTSAPKSLLPHKKNGTGTSAPKSLLPHKKNGTGTSAPKSLLPHKKNGTGTSAPKSLLPHKKISRSRDINRQLLLPASCTLLLCAEWFRQIACTVCILGLVWCDRPLLLLLLWSVPVLVQP from the coding sequence atgaaaccaagaaagaaaagaaaggcagcacagtCATCAATCCCCAAATTCACACCTCCCGacacaaaaaacaaaaaatggaacaggcacatcagcccccaaatccctcctccctcacaaaaaaaatggaacaggcacatcagcccccaaatccctcctccctcacaaaaaaaaaatggaacaggcacatcagccccccaaatccctcctccctcacaaaaaaatggaacaggcacatcagcccccaaatccctcctccctcacaaaaaaaatggaacaggcacatcagcctccaaatccctcctccctcacaaaaaaaatggaacaggcacatcagcccccaaatccctcctccctcacaaaaaaaatggaacaggcacatcagcccccaaatccctcctccctcacaaaaaaaatggaacaggcacatcagccccccaaatccctcctccctcacaaaaaaatggaacaggcacatcagcccccaaatccctcctccctcacaaaaaaaatggaacaggcacatcagcccccaaatccctcctccctcacaaaaaaaatggaacaggcacatcagcccccaaatccctcctccctcacaaaaaaaatggaacaggcacatcagcccccaaatccctcctccctcacaaaaaaaatggaacaggcacatcagcccccaaatccctcctccctcacaaaaaaaatggaacaggcacatcagcccccaaatccctcctcccacacaaaaaaataagTAGATCCAGGGACATCAACCGCCAATTGCTCTTGCCTGCATCTTGCACCCTGCTACTATGTGCTGAATGGTTTCGGCAGATTGCCTGCACAGTCTGCATCttgggtcttgtctggtgtgaCAGACCCCTGCTTCTATTGCTCCTGTGGTCAGTGCCTGTCCTTGTGCAGCCATGA